The stretch of DNA GCGACAAGATCTATCTTATCAAACCGTGATGATCTTGTCAACAACTTTTTTGATGTTTTTTCTTCAACCGCTTTTGTTGAAGTTTGTCCCTGTCGATAAGGACAAGTAACAATGTATCATGCTTCATCAATGTCGTCAAGGTTTTTTTCTTTAAATGAAAACAGAAAGTATATCCCTGTTAAAGGATGGATCAAACGGCTCTCAAATAAAAAAACCGCCCGATGCAAAGCATTAGGCAGTATAGGAAGGAATCCATTGAAAGCCGGCGACAGCGGCGATTGTCATAATGATAGTCCAGACGGTTAAACTGATTAACATCCACGCTCCCACCATATTTTTGCCTCCGCGTAAAGCCATGGCTAGTGCAGCAGAAAAGTGGGAGCCAATAATCATCGGGCCCAGTAGAGCCAATCCGGGAACACCGTATTTTTGAAACAGTCGCTGTGCACGTTCACGCTTTTTGCGACGGCGGTCCGACTCTTCTTCCCCCGCTGATTGATTTTGTGCCACCTGAAAAAAGCGTCGAAACCACGGACGCTGACCCAACCAATCAAAAAACACCACAATCCCCAAAACAGGCAACGCATTTCCCAATAAAGCGATCAAGGCCACTACAACGGGATTTAATCCTAAAGCAACCCCTGCTGGTACGACTACAATCAACTCAAGCCAAGGGATTGCAGCCGTTAAAAACAGCCCCAAATACATCCAAATAAGCTCCCACATCTTCAACCCTTCTCCCATTCATATATTGTACATATGTATATTAACAATATAATCAATTATTTTGCAAGCTCAATTTTATGCTGAGCAGCAAATCAACATGAATCCCGCCCACCAACATCAATCAAGGAATAATCGTGATGATGACTTTGCAACAAAACTTTCATAGATAGTATCTTTTCAACAAAGTTTTTGTGATAAAATCAGATGTGTCGGATCGAGATGCAAGGAGGTTTCTATCCATGCTGTCCAACACAAAACCAAATCCCTATATCGAAAAAATGGATCACATTTCTACAGAGATGATTCGCTTGTTGAATAAGCGCAATGAAGAAGAGTTGCCTTTTAAGCCGACTTCCGCCAAATTTATCTTGCTTCATACCTTGTTCAAAAAAGGGAGATGCATGGTCAATGATTTATCGACAAAAACCAATTTAACCTCAGGAGCAACCACTTTGGCCTTAAATCGGTTAGAAAAGGACGGCATTGTTCAGCGTACTCGGGATTCCCATGATAGGAGAGTCGTTTGGGTGGAGCTGTCTGAGCATGGGTCAGCGTTGGTACAACAGCTTCTTTTACGGCGTCAGCAAGCGTGGGAAAAAATGCTCCAAGCGTTATCAGAACAGGAACAGGAAATTTTTATTCAATTAATGGAAAAGATTCATGATGAAATGAAACGATCAAACGATTCCGCATCGTTTTTAGACTGATAGATGTGAATATAGGCTTACGAAAGGAGCGTTATATATGCAAAAGCGATATCTTCTGATCGTCATCTCCATCGCAGCTGTGATGACATTGGCTGCTGGATGCTCTCCAAACACCAACGCAATGCAACCGATCGATCCGGAAACGGGAAACTTTTGGGAGGTCTTTTTGGTCTATCCCCTGATCCTAACTTTGGATTGGTTTAAAGGCTTACTCGGTAATTACGGTTTATCCATTCTCATCGTCACACTGTTGATCCGGCTCCTGCTGCTTCCGTTGACACTAAAACAAACCAAAAGCTCTCAAGCGATGCAGTTGCTGCAACCGGAGATGAAGAAGTTGCAGGAAAAATATAAAGACAACCAACAGAAACTGCAGGAAGAAACGATGAAGATGTTCCAGAAACATAATGTGAATCCAATGGCGGGCTGTTTTCCAGCTTTGATCCAGATGCCGATTTTGATTGCGTTTTACCAAGCGATTATGCGGGATCCCCTTATCGCCAAATCCATTTTCCTTTGGATGCAGTTAGGCCAACCTGACCCATACTTCATCCTTCCAGTGATCGCAGCAGGCACCACTTATCTACAATCAAAGCTAATGATGGCCAAAAGCGGAACACAAGCGAACAACCCGCTCCTCATCATTATGCCGATCATGATCTTAGTGCTGGGTATCAGTTTCCCTTCCGCCCTTGCTCTCTATTGGGTATATGGAAACCTGTTTTCCATTGTGCAGTTTTTCCTGATTCAGCGGCGATCCACTCCCGTGGCGCCTGCCACCTAATCACCTGCTACACCCTTTGCTCCCTTCCCATAAATAAACTGAAAAACCCTTTCTTCTCTTTGCAACAAGGGCAAAGGTGGAGAGGGTTTTTTATTTGCGTCATAATAACCACTCGCTGATGAATATTTCTCTGGTATGGAAGGAGTGATGCGGATTGTTCCGGGTAAAAGCGGATGTCACGATTGATCAAAAAAAAATCAAAGCCATCATCACCCGCGATTATGATTTAGAAGTAATTGCACTGGAACGGGTGAGAGCCGTATATAAGGTTTATACGGATAAAGGGACATACGGTTTTAAAAATGCGGAAGAGCTGCCAGACCTGCCGTTTATCGCCGATTGTTTACAGCAGATTAAGAAGAACGGTTTTAATCGTATTCCCCATCTCCTTTTTTCCAAGCAAGGGGAATTGTTGGTGCATGAAGATGGCGAGTCCTATTTTATGGAACACTGGCTAAAACTGCGAGAACTCCCCTCTCACAGCTTGCCGCATTTTACGGAAATCGGCTCTGCATTGGCTCATTTTCATGAGGCTTCCTGTGGGATCTCCAAACCGGATAGCAACAATCCCCGCTCCCAATGGGGAACACATCATTCATTTCTAATAAAGTCAAAGAAGTTGTTGGACCGATGGCAACAAGACGATCGGTATAAAGACGACACGGAAACGTGGCTGCTTCGTTTTTTGCGCTATCGTTGTGAGATGGCTCTTCATTTTATACAAACCGCACCCCAAGACGCCCAATATGGAGTATGGTGTCACAACGCACTCCAACATCGTAATCTGATGTTGGATGACAGCAATGAGGTGTGGCTAATCGATTTTGAAACGTTGGCATATCGGGAGCGAGTATGGGATCTGGCTCATTTTCTCGAATATCACGCACGCCCATTGGACTGGCACCCACACGCTTGCCAACTTTTTCTCAACACTTATCAAGTTTCCGTGAAAACACCGATTCAACAACAGGAATGGAACCTGTTCTTCTCTTATCTTGCTTTCCCCAAAAGGTTGTATAGACGAATGAAACGTTATTTTGGAGTCAATAATCCCGGATCGTCCCAGCTTAATCGCTTCGTTAAAACCGTTAAGCGTGAGATGACCAAAGAACCTTGTTTTCAAACTCTTTATACTCATCTGGTCCAATCAGAGTGACTTAGTTTTAAGTTTGCCCCCTTCTCTCTCCATAGATCAAAATGCTTAAACGATAATTGCGCGATACAGATTATTTACACGGCTTAACAATTCATCAATAATGGCAATGGATCAGTAAAGGGGAGAGAAAGGAAAGAAAAATGGATTACCAACTTTTTGAGTGGATCAATGGATGGGCTGGAAAGTTTGGATGGTTGGACTTTTTGATGATTGTCATGACGGAATACGGCCCTTATTTTTTTGCCTTAGTGCTATTCGCTTTATTCTTTTTTAAAAAACACCGCCGGGGCGGAATCACGACAGGAAGCACACTGGCTCTCGCGTTGGGATTTAGTTTTTTAATCGGACAGCTGTGGGAAAGAGCGCGCCCCTTTGTCACTTATGATGATGTCAATGTTCTCCTCTATCACGCGGCAGATGCTTCTTTTCCCAGTGATCATACGACTGGGGCATTTGCCATTGCCTTTGGGCTCTGGCATCATCATCGCGGACTCGGAAGCATAATGTTCATGCTGGCGTGTTTGATCGGGATCTCCCGTCCTTTTGTGGGTCATCATTACCCCGGTGACGTATTGGCAGGGATTGCAGTGGCCTGGATCGCCGCTCAAATCGTAAAATTTGTGATGGGGAAAATGGAAGCCCGCTCCGCCAAAACCAGCGAAATCCCGTCAAAATTATAGAGGGGAGAGTCCTCTCTAGCAAATCCACGTTGCGAGAGTTGACAACCTGAAACCGTCCAATCCGCCTGGAACCGGGCTGGATAAAAAACCAAATTCCTTTTATTTCTCCCTTTCGCCCAACCATTCATAGCCAAGTACTCATAAACTATGGATGATCACAGGGAAAGGGGGATACACATGTCTGGTGGCTACGGTTTTGGTTTAAGACGACTGTTGCTGTTCTTGCTGGTCATCGCCACCATTTTCGCCCTAGTTGACGGTGGATTCTATGGTGGCTACGGTTATGGTTATGGCGGCTTTTGCTAATTCTTTAAAAAGCCCGTTTTGCGGGCTTTTTTCTGTTCAATCGCTCTTCTCTTTTTTCATCCAATCCAACCATTCCCGTTCCAACTGTTCCAAACGATAGCCGGTCACTTTTTTTAAGGCCTCACGCGTTCGTTTATTCAATATCTTTAATTTATCCGCTCCATCTCGATCAATAGTGGGGTAAAGTTCCAACGAAATCCATAACCGCTGCATCGTTGTCTGTCCGAATCGCTCCCGCATAAAACGAAACAATTGCTCGCACTGCCGATAATAATCGGCCGCATCATCAGACGGAAGGGATTCCAAATCGATCCCTTCCAATTGACGCAGAGTCCAGCGGGGACGGTTTGACTCCCGTTCCCGCTTTTGCCTCAGCCCAGGCACAAGATGGGATTGATAATATTCCGCTGCCCCTTCCTGTAACCAATAAGCGGCATTATCCCCGCTCTGCTCACTCACCATGCGATGGGTCAGCTCATGGATCACCGTAGATGAAAGCAGGCGACGGTCGGGGTAGCTATCCGCTCCTACCAATTTGATCGACTGCCCCGACTCAAACCATCCTCCCGCCCATCGGGGTAAAGAGAGTTTCACCGAATGCCGGAACACTTCCGGTTCGCGGTAAATCTTGATCTCCACACGCCCTTCCGGTTTCCAACCCAGTTGCCTTCGGAATTCCGCCAACGCTTTGATCGCCGCTTCCTGTATAATCACCGCCTGTTCCCGTTGCGATTCATCCGTAAAGCGGACAAGCACGTCGTCATGGGTAAGATGATAAAAGGGATAATCGGAGTCCTTTAAGCCGGTCTCCGTCTCTTGCAATAACAGGGGAAAACGTACACGATGCCTGCTCCCATCCTTACAATAGCTCTGCTCCACCCACGCGCGCAGTTGGTGCTCTCCTGCGGGAATGGCCGAAATCAACCGCAATCGGTATGACCCCGGCTCAATCCAACGGACCGCATCCTCAAACCAGCGGGATTGTTCTTTTATATATATTGGATCGGCGGGGTTGAGCACGGCCAAAAAAGCAGCCCGATCCTTTCGGTTGACTGCTTCTTGTTTTTGTTGAATCAAGCGGGAGGCGGCCGTAACCGCCGACACCCCTTGGTCCGCTGCCGTTGCCGCAGGTATCATTACTGCTGTTACCAGCAATAGGAATACCATTCCCGTTCCGATCCACCTTTTCATCCCGACCACCCTATCGCTTCGTTTCTGTCTAGTCTGAAGCGAAGCGGGCGTACTTTATGCATGAAATAAAACTTCAATCGACGGAGCGTTCCTCACCCACTCCATCACGGCGATTTTGAAGTATAGATTTCACAGCGGGGAAAGGTCAATGAAAATCCGTACCAACGTGAGTATAGTTGCATCGGCCAATTTAAGCTAGATTCATGGTTTCCCTCATCGGTATACTCCGCGTAAGGAAAAGAGCGGGCAAGATCCATGTTTACTCGGATCGGGCGACCGTTCCACTCGTCCTCCACCACATCGTTTTCTTGTAACAGCTGCAGCGGATAAAAACGTGCCTTCCGCGAACTGATCAGGCCCAATCCCGGTACCTCCTGGGAAAGCCGGTCATCCGATTTACCAAGCGTATACCGGAACATGGGCGGAATATAGGTGTGTTTTCCCATCAATCGTTTAATCGGGGACATTAACCACTTCAAGATGTCGGGTCGGGACAACGCGATTTGCAAATCCGGCCATTGCTTTAATGCATAACTGGCTTTTATGCGCTCCAAAGGATATACCTGCATGCTCTCCCCAGCCAATTCTCCATAAAGGCATTCGCCGGTAATATAGCTCCAGTAGGAACCGGTTTCGTCATCACCCAGTAAAGAAATACCGTTATAAACTCCCCTGGCACCAAAATGAAGGTGGGTACCGTTTACGTTCGGAATTAAACTGGATCCACTCTGACAAATTCCACAATACCCGATGACATACGGTTGACCGCCCAACTCTCCCTCAGCTACATGATGATATTCCAGTTGCTTAGTCAAAAATGCCAGACGGTAACCGGCTCTCTCAACGATCGACAGATCATCATCCGCTTGAATTCGCCCGTTCCGGACCAGTGATTCCAACACCTCTCCCTGGTCTTGCACTCGAAACCGGGGAAACATATCTCTCTTGGTCAAAAATGCTCGCTTCCGATCAAATTCCTCTGTTTGCATAATTCACCTCTAGATGATAAAAATGAAATTTCAATCAATAGTGAGTATTAAACTAATCAGGATTATTTAGGTAGCCAACTCCACCTCAAGTGTTGCTACATACTTTAATGCGTGAAGAAAATTTAAAGGCAATTTAGAAGTTGTTTTAAAAATATTATACTAAATACTTGACCTTTCGTCATGTTCGAAAAGAAAGAAGATGTTAGGGCCAGTATCCCCTGTGCCCATAATAAAGACCAGACTTACTCAGGTTTCCCTTTTCAGTCTGGCCAATCGTGTAACCTATCGCATTTTTTGTGAGTGCTGACAACCTCTTTATAAGGAAAGGTCAAATACTTCCCAAGAATACAAAGCGAGCAATGAAGATAATAGCCAACACATACAAAATCGGATGAACGTTTTTTGCTTTGCCGGCAAATATTTTGGCCAATGGATACAGAATGAAACCGATCGCGATTCCCGTTGCAATGCTAAAGGCCAGCGGCATCATCAAAAAGGTGAGAAACGATGGTACAGCCTCTGATAGGTCGCCCCACTCAATCTGTTTAAAGCTGGAGGCCATCAAAACACCGACAATGATGAGTGCAGGTGAGGTAATAGCTGCCACTGACGCAAATGTTTCCACCAAGGGGAAGAAAAAGATGGACAACAGGAAACATCCGGCAACGGTCACCGCCGTCATTCCCGTTCTTCCTCCCGAGGCTACTCCCGCGGTGGATTCAACATATGATGTAACGGTGGATGTGCCCAAAGCAGCACCAGACATGGTTGCAATCGAATCTGCCGTCAGGGCGCGACCAGCGCGGGGCAATTTGTTCTCCTTCATGAGACCCGCTTGGTTGGCGACACCGACCAAGGTTCCCGCCGTATCAAACATATCGACAAAAATAAAGGCAAAGATAATGGCAAAAAAGCCGAGTTCCAGTGCCCCCATAATATCCATCTGCATCAACGTGGGTGTGACACTGGGCGGGGCGGAAAAGATTTGAGATGGAACGCCGACGACTCCAAAGGCCATTCCGACGAGAGCCGTACCGATCATGCCGAAAAAGACGGCTCCTTTTACACCACGGATCATCAACAACACGGTTAAAACCAGGCCGAACAACGTCAGTAGCGGTCCTGGTTGCATCAGGTTTTCGTTGAGGGCGACCGTAGTCGCTTCACTCGGTACGATCAATTCTGCGTTCTTCAGTCCGATAAAGGCGATAAACAAACCAATCCCCGCTGTGACCGCATGCTTTAATCCAGTGGGGATAGCATTGATAATCATTTCCCGCAGCTTAGTCACTGTCAGGATGAGAAAGACTACACCCGAGACAAAGACCGCGCCTAAAGCGGTCTGCCACGGCACTCCCATCCCTAACACAACCGTATAAGTAAAATAAGCATTCAATCCCATTCCCGGTGCCAGGGCAATCGGATAATTGGCCAGCACTCCCATCAGGAGGGTGCCGATGGCAGCAGCCACTGCAGTGGCCACAAAGACGGCACCAAAGTCCATCCCCGCTTCGTTCCCCAAAAGGAAGGGGTTAACCAGCAAAATATAAGCCATGGTTAAAAACGTAGTCGCACCGGCCAATATTTCCGTCCGTAAATTGGTCCCGTGTTCATTGAAACGAAAGTATCGGGCCAATATCGATGATCGTTCCATCTGCTTCTTCCTTTCCATTACTCCCACTCAATTGTGGCAGGTGGCTTGGAAGTGATATCGTATACGACCCGATTCACTCCATCCACTTCATTGATGATACGGTTTGATATTTTCTCCAAAACATCAAACGGAATACGGGCCCAATCAGCGGTCATACCGTCGATGGACGTAACCGCCCGGATTCCGACCGTATAGGCATAGGTACGGGCATCTCCCATTACACCCACACTTTTGAAATCGGGTAGAGCGGTAAAGTATTGCCAAATCTCACGATCCAGCCCCGCCAGCGCGATCTCTTCCCGCAGGATGGCGTCAGACTCCCGCACCATCGCCAACTTTTCTTCCGTCACTTCACCGATGACGCGAATGCCGAGCCCCGGTCCGGGAAAAGGCTGGCGCCAAACGATTTCCTGCGGCAATCCCAACTCTTCCCCCACTTTGCGCACCTCATCTTTAAACAAGGTGTTGACCGGTTCCACCAGATCCATCTGCATATCTTCCGGCAGGCCGCCTACATTGTGGTGGGATTTAATCGTCTGTGCCGTTTCCGTTCCCGATTCGATAATATCGGTATAGAGTGTCCCTTGGCCCAGGAATTGATGATGGCCCAGTTTTTCCGCCTCTTCTTCAAACACACGGATAAATTCGTTGCCGATGATCTTTCGCTTCTGTTCTGGATCGATGACACCCTTCAATTTCGAGAGAAAGCGTTGTTGGGCATCCACTTTCACCACATTCATGTGAAAATGGTCGGAGAAGGTACGCATCACACTGTCCGCTTCCCCTTTGCGCAATAAGCCGTGATCGACAAACACACAGGTAAGCTGGTCCCCGATCGCCCGGTGGATCAATGCCGCTACCACCGAGGAGTCGACTCCGCCGGAGAGTGCACACAGCACGCGTTGATCACCGATGCTTCGCTTTAATTCGACCACGGTGTCATCGATAAAGCTCTCCATGCTCCAATTGCCTCCACAGCCGCAAACATTGTAGAGAAAACGGCGGATCATCCCATTTCCTTCGGCTGTATGTCGCACTTCCGGGTGGAATTGAACCGCATACACTTTTTTCTCCGGGTTGCTCATAGCGGCAACCGGTGCAGAAGTGGTTTTTCCATCCACTTGGAAGCCCGCAGGTGGAGCAACGACTACATCGCTATGGCTCATCCAGACCGACTGTGTTCGTGTGAGTCCGGCAAACAGCGGCGAATCCGAAGTGAACTCCACCTCCGCTTTCCCGTACTCCCGTTTGCCTGCCCGTTCCACTTCCGCTCCATAATGAGCGGAGATCAGCTGCATCCCGTAACAGATACCCAGAATGGGAATCCCTAAGTCAAAGATGGCGGGATCGCATTTTGGAGAATCCTCACCGTAGACGCTAGCCGGACCGCCGGAGAATACGATTCCTGTGGGCGCCATCTCTTTTAGCTTGTCCGCCGATACATGATGGGGAACCAATTCGCTAAACACCCCTAAGTCGCGAATACGACGGGCAATCAGCTGATTGTATTGCCCCCCGAAATCCAATACGACCACACGCTCATCCATTGATTGTTCCATCCATTTTCCCCACTTTCATTCAGAAATATGAAAAAGACCGGCACCCTTGCACCGCCCTACCGGCAATACAAGGCTCCGGCCTCCCGTTCTTCGTCCTCAATCGCAAAAGAAGGGACCGGCGACTTCTATGCTCGTAGTCCGGCCATTTACGGTGGCTGGGTAGAAACGTTCAGGCCATATTCCTGAATATATACGAGACAGATCTACCGCTTATCGGTTAGTCCATTTGTCTCAACGCGATAATCATACCAGCCGCATCCTCGCCTGGTCAAGCGGCACCGGTTCCCTTCCGTTTATTGTCAATCAAATTGACAGTAAACTAGACGCCCTCCTGCCCAAGAATCCCATACCCTACAAATGTGTGGTGGAATCTCAAGGTCGAAATTGGTTCATCACCCGTTTCCACAACGTTCGCGTACGCTCACCCAGTTCCATTTTCCCTTTGCCATAGCGCGTCTCCTCATACGTGTGTGTCAGTTCTCGCAATTCCGCGGACGGCTGGCTCGGCCACTCCCGCTCCAACACATACTCCCGTAACGTTTGATCCGGCCGTCGCGGACCTTGATACCACGACAACCATTGCAACAAGGAACCGTAAGCACGAAGCAAAGAACCAGTGGTTGATGGTTGACGACTAAGCCACCACCACGCCAGCCGATGGCGCCATAACCAGAATAGCAGACCGATCACCGCCAAAGAGAGGCCAATCCCCCATACCCACGGCCGCCACCAAGTTGTGACGGTTTGCTCGCTCGTCACATCCTCCCCCGCTTGTGCCGGGTCCTGATTTAACTCCTGTTGGCGCGGATCGGGTCCACCCGCCGCAGGATCATTCTCCTCTTCTTCCGTTTCCGCTTCATCATCGGTGTCGGCTTGTTCCACCTCTAACGGTGTCGGATTGGAAAATCCCGGGGTCGGTTCAAACGGAATCCATCCAAACCCTTCAAAATAAACCTCTACCCAGGAATGGGCGTTGCTGTTTTTGACTTCAACTTGGTATAGTTCATCCGCTTGGTGGTTCTCCAATTGTTTCTCGTCCGTTACCGGCACTGCATCTCCCGGTGTAAATCCCTTTACCCACCGGGCCGGAATCCCAACACTGCGCAACATTACCACCATCGAGGTAGAAAAATGGTCACAGTATCCCTGCTTGGACTCAAACAAAAACTGATCGACAAAGTCATCTTCTCTCCCTGGAAGCGGCACATCCTCCAACTCATAGGTGTATCCTCCCCCTTGGCGCAAATAACTTTCAATCGCTTTGGCCTGGTCATACGGGTTATCTTCTTCTGCCGTTACGTCTTGCGCTAACTGCCGCACCCGCCCCGGCAGAGAAGCAGGAAGCTGGAGATAGGTGTCTGCGATTTCACGAGAACCGTAGTCACGCGCCTTTCGCAATTGATCCTCGTCAATGCGTGGAATTTCGCTTACCAAGCTGTATTCCCTTAACCGCATACGGCCTTCCGCGACAAACCCGCCGTGATGCGGCTGTTGCTGTATCGTTTCCTCGTACCGCAAAGTGACTGTTTTTAATTCTCCAGACGTAAACAGCACCGGATTGTTTAGCTGGGTAAGACGCACCCGATTCCGATCTGTCGGTATGTCTTGAAACAGCTGGGCATCGATATCCTTTGAATCAGTCTGGGGAATCTCCTCTTGTGGCCTAAATTCCAGCTGTTTCTCCGGCTGTAAGGTGTTTTGCCACCCTTTGCCCGTATAAAGATCACGTGATTCTCCCCGCCAATAATACGGCGTTTCCACCAAAGCCTCTATGGCTGTTTCCTCATTCATCTGTAGAGAGCCGCCCAAATAACTGTCATCCCGGCTGTAACCGATCTGGCGGATACCCACCCCGCCGCCAGCTCGGTCATCACCGCTCGGAATCCAAGCGAGAGGATTGGGCCAACCGGCCGCCGGCTTCGGAGCAGCCCAGCCCACGACGGCTGCTACCAGGATCAGTACCGCGGTCATGGTGGCCCAACCGCGGGCAGCGGGAGGCTCTCCCACCGACTGCTCCCGCAATCGGGCGAGACGAAGCCACGCCAAGGCGATAAAACCGTAGACAAAGACGCGCAAAATGGCACCGCTGGCGTCATACGAAGTAAAGCTGTCCAACGTGGACAACACCACGACCGCCCCGATTATAAACGGAAAAACGCGACCACTCTCAAAAGACCACAGCCGGAATAGCACCGCCAACGCCCACAACGCAAGCAAAAATAAAAAGGTATGAAAGGAAGCGGGCCCCATCCATCCTTCTCTCCCCCACCACATGCTCCATCCCGTTATAAACTGGTTGCTCCACTGTGCTAGCCAAAGGGGGTCAAAAAAGGAATAGTGCAAAGCAAAATGGGCCCGATGTAACAGAATCAC from Desmospora activa DSM 45169 encodes:
- the yidC gene encoding membrane protein insertase YidC; protein product: MQKRYLLIVISIAAVMTLAAGCSPNTNAMQPIDPETGNFWEVFLVYPLILTLDWFKGLLGNYGLSILIVTLLIRLLLLPLTLKQTKSSQAMQLLQPEMKKLQEKYKDNQQKLQEETMKMFQKHNVNPMAGCFPALIQMPILIAFYQAIMRDPLIAKSIFLWMQLGQPDPYFILPVIAAGTTYLQSKLMMAKSGTQANNPLLIIMPIMILVLGISFPSALALYWVYGNLFSIVQFFLIQRRSTPVAPAT
- a CDS encoding undecaprenyl-diphosphatase, which produces MDYQLFEWINGWAGKFGWLDFLMIVMTEYGPYFFALVLFALFFFKKHRRGGITTGSTLALALGFSFLIGQLWERARPFVTYDDVNVLLYHAADASFPSDHTTGAFAIAFGLWHHHRGLGSIMFMLACLIGISRPFVGHHYPGDVLAGIAVAWIAAQIVKFVMGKMEARSAKTSEIPSKL
- a CDS encoding NCS2 family permease; protein product: MERSSILARYFRFNEHGTNLRTEILAGATTFLTMAYILLVNPFLLGNEAGMDFGAVFVATAVAAAIGTLLMGVLANYPIALAPGMGLNAYFTYTVVLGMGVPWQTALGAVFVSGVVFLILTVTKLREMIINAIPTGLKHAVTAGIGLFIAFIGLKNAELIVPSEATTVALNENLMQPGPLLTLFGLVLTVLLMIRGVKGAVFFGMIGTALVGMAFGVVGVPSQIFSAPPSVTPTLMQMDIMGALELGFFAIIFAFIFVDMFDTAGTLVGVANQAGLMKENKLPRAGRALTADSIATMSGAALGTSTVTSYVESTAGVASGGRTGMTAVTVAGCFLLSIFFFPLVETFASVAAITSPALIIVGVLMASSFKQIEWGDLSEAVPSFLTFLMMPLAFSIATGIAIGFILYPLAKIFAGKAKNVHPILYVLAIIFIARFVFLGSI
- a CDS encoding MarR family winged helix-turn-helix transcriptional regulator, translated to MLSNTKPNPYIEKMDHISTEMIRLLNKRNEEELPFKPTSAKFILLHTLFKKGRCMVNDLSTKTNLTSGATTLALNRLEKDGIVQRTRDSHDRRVVWVELSEHGSALVQQLLLRRQQAWEKMLQALSEQEQEIFIQLMEKIHDEMKRSNDSASFLD
- the guaA gene encoding glutamine-hydrolyzing GMP synthase; the protein is MEQSMDERVVVLDFGGQYNQLIARRIRDLGVFSELVPHHVSADKLKEMAPTGIVFSGGPASVYGEDSPKCDPAIFDLGIPILGICYGMQLISAHYGAEVERAGKREYGKAEVEFTSDSPLFAGLTRTQSVWMSHSDVVVAPPAGFQVDGKTTSAPVAAMSNPEKKVYAVQFHPEVRHTAEGNGMIRRFLYNVCGCGGNWSMESFIDDTVVELKRSIGDQRVLCALSGGVDSSVVAALIHRAIGDQLTCVFVDHGLLRKGEADSVMRTFSDHFHMNVVKVDAQQRFLSKLKGVIDPEQKRKIIGNEFIRVFEEEAEKLGHHQFLGQGTLYTDIIESGTETAQTIKSHHNVGGLPEDMQMDLVEPVNTLFKDEVRKVGEELGLPQEIVWRQPFPGPGLGIRVIGEVTEEKLAMVRESDAILREEIALAGLDREIWQYFTALPDFKSVGVMGDARTYAYTVGIRAVTSIDGMTADWARIPFDVLEKISNRIINEVDGVNRVVYDITSKPPATIEWE
- a CDS encoding small multi-drug export protein — its product is MWELIWMYLGLFLTAAIPWLELIVVVPAGVALGLNPVVVALIALLGNALPVLGIVVFFDWLGQRPWFRRFFQVAQNQSAGEEESDRRRKKRERAQRLFQKYGVPGLALLGPMIIGSHFSAALAMALRGGKNMVGAWMLISLTVWTIIMTIAAVAGFQWIPSYTA
- a CDS encoding peptidase MA family metallohydrolase, whose product is MKRWIGTGMVFLLLVTAVMIPAATAADQGVSAVTAASRLIQQKQEAVNRKDRAAFLAVLNPADPIYIKEQSRWFEDAVRWIEPGSYRLRLISAIPAGEHQLRAWVEQSYCKDGSRHRVRFPLLLQETETGLKDSDYPFYHLTHDDVLVRFTDESQREQAVIIQEAAIKALAEFRRQLGWKPEGRVEIKIYREPEVFRHSVKLSLPRWAGGWFESGQSIKLVGADSYPDRRLLSSTVIHELTHRMVSEQSGDNAAYWLQEGAAEYYQSHLVPGLRQKRERESNRPRWTLRQLEGIDLESLPSDDAADYYRQCEQLFRFMRERFGQTTMQRLWISLELYPTIDRDGADKLKILNKRTREALKKVTGYRLEQLEREWLDWMKKEKSD
- a CDS encoding phosphotransferase; protein product: MFRVKADVTIDQKKIKAIITRDYDLEVIALERVRAVYKVYTDKGTYGFKNAEELPDLPFIADCLQQIKKNGFNRIPHLLFSKQGELLVHEDGESYFMEHWLKLRELPSHSLPHFTEIGSALAHFHEASCGISKPDSNNPRSQWGTHHSFLIKSKKLLDRWQQDDRYKDDTETWLLRFLRYRCEMALHFIQTAPQDAQYGVWCHNALQHRNLMLDDSNEVWLIDFETLAYRERVWDLAHFLEYHARPLDWHPHACQLFLNTYQVSVKTPIQQQEWNLFFSYLAFPKRLYRRMKRYFGVNNPGSSQLNRFVKTVKREMTKEPCFQTLYTHLVQSE
- a CDS encoding DUF3179 domain-containing (seleno)protein, translating into MQTEEFDRKRAFLTKRDMFPRFRVQDQGEVLESLVRNGRIQADDDLSIVERAGYRLAFLTKQLEYHHVAEGELGGQPYVIGYCGICQSGSSLIPNVNGTHLHFGARGVYNGISLLGDDETGSYWSYITGECLYGELAGESMQVYPLERIKASYALKQWPDLQIALSRPDILKWLMSPIKRLMGKHTYIPPMFRYTLGKSDDRLSQEVPGLGLISSRKARFYPLQLLQENDVVEDEWNGRPIRVNMDLARSFPYAEYTDEGNHESSLNWPMQLYSRWYGFSLTFPRCEIYTSKSP